In one window of Sporomusaceae bacterium FL31 DNA:
- a CDS encoding glyoxalase — MFELAHVGIVVSNTDISIAFYCKLLGCTFIDDFQNDYVKLSYIKSGNKTIELLEYTKPENRTTSGNIDHLAFVVKDIELATERLKNAKVPILFNTPKIVNNKKINFFFGPDGERLEIIEECNCQQ, encoded by the coding sequence ATGTTTGAATTAGCACATGTCGGTATTGTTGTCAGCAATACCGACATTTCTATAGCATTTTACTGCAAGTTACTAGGCTGTACTTTTATTGATGACTTTCAAAATGATTACGTAAAATTGAGTTATATTAAATCCGGAAATAAAACCATTGAATTGCTTGAATATACAAAGCCTGAAAACAGGACAACCTCTGGTAATATCGATCATTTAGCCTTTGTTGTTAAAGACATAGAATTGGCGACAGAAAGATTGAAAAACGCAAAAGTCCCTATCTTATTTAATACGCCCAAAATTGTAAATAACAAAAAAATAAACTTCTTCTTTGGCCCTGATGGTGAACGCTTGGAAATAATTGAAGAATGTAACTGCCAGCAATAA
- a CDS encoding (Fe-S)-binding protein: METNNRDIKREIDDKLNDQVLRGALGRFAEAYPIARAKAYENVDDVEALREQFRQMKIETVNNIDAIADQFEASVTKRGGKVFRAKDGEAVKQYLIDLCKKTNVKRIVKSKSMASEEIHLNHALEEAGLHVKETDLGEWIISLAGHKPSHMVMPAIHLNKEQIAEYFSKELQQEIPTDIPFMVQAARKALRTEFLQADMGISGANFGIAENGAIGLVTNEGNARLVTTLPRVHVVIIGYEKLIPKIQDAAPILRMLPRNATGQRMTSYMTMTTGQTPVMVKQDGKWVEQPKELHVILIDNGRLKAAKDPKFKEIYNCVRCASCLNVCPVYTLVGGHVYGHIYAGGIGAILTAFLHSMGDFEKINELCIGCRKCVSICPGKMNIPGLIEELRAQSVKENGLPFGVKAVFENVLANRKVFHTLLRLAAIGQKPFQSGKVIRHLPLFFAGLAKDRSLPAVADVPFRDRVQKITKKIANPKKRVAFFSGCNIDFIFPETGESVYKVLHDLNMEVVFPEDQSCCGKPVLGMGDRETAKRIAKKNIEAFEQTNADVYLAACPTCTETWHETYVELLHDEPQWKDRIEKIAHKFREFSQFVSEEYAKSGRLNKAAGGTKVTYHDSCHMKRGLNIFEEPRKLLEAAQGYDFVEMKDCDKCCGMAGAFGVKYTELSMPILKQKVQNIKDSGAEVIAVGCPACMMQIQGGLDKQLPSVKIKHVADILAENINDR, encoded by the coding sequence ATGGAAACGAATAATCGGGATATTAAACGAGAAATTGATGATAAATTAAATGACCAGGTTCTGCGTGGTGCTTTAGGCCGCTTTGCAGAAGCCTACCCTATCGCTCGCGCCAAAGCTTACGAAAATGTTGATGATGTTGAAGCGCTAAGAGAACAATTCAGACAAATGAAAATTGAAACTGTCAATAATATTGATGCAATAGCGGATCAATTTGAAGCCTCAGTCACGAAACGCGGCGGTAAAGTATTTCGGGCTAAAGATGGCGAAGCAGTTAAACAATATTTGATTGATCTTTGTAAAAAAACAAATGTCAAGCGTATTGTAAAATCAAAATCAATGGCTTCAGAAGAAATCCACTTGAACCATGCATTGGAAGAAGCCGGCTTGCATGTAAAAGAAACTGACCTTGGTGAATGGATTATCTCGCTGGCTGGTCACAAGCCATCTCATATGGTCATGCCTGCTATCCATTTAAATAAAGAGCAAATTGCCGAATACTTCTCTAAAGAACTTCAGCAAGAGATTCCTACAGATATTCCGTTTATGGTCCAAGCAGCCCGTAAGGCATTACGAACTGAATTCTTACAAGCAGATATGGGGATTTCCGGTGCTAATTTTGGTATTGCTGAAAATGGTGCCATTGGATTGGTTACTAATGAAGGCAACGCACGCTTGGTCACTACTCTCCCTAGAGTCCATGTAGTCATTATCGGCTATGAAAAATTAATACCAAAAATTCAAGATGCTGCTCCTATCCTAAGGATGCTGCCGCGTAATGCTACTGGTCAAAGAATGACAAGCTATATGACTATGACAACTGGACAAACTCCAGTTATGGTTAAACAAGATGGAAAATGGGTTGAGCAACCAAAAGAACTGCACGTTATCTTGATTGATAATGGTCGTCTTAAAGCTGCTAAAGATCCTAAGTTTAAAGAAATATATAACTGTGTTCGCTGTGCTTCTTGTTTAAATGTGTGCCCTGTTTACACATTAGTCGGCGGTCATGTATATGGTCATATTTACGCTGGTGGTATAGGCGCAATTCTTACAGCTTTCCTACATAGTATGGGTGATTTCGAAAAAATCAATGAATTGTGTATTGGCTGTCGTAAGTGCGTTTCAATCTGTCCAGGAAAAATGAACATACCGGGACTCATTGAAGAACTGAGAGCACAAAGTGTAAAAGAAAATGGTTTACCATTTGGTGTTAAAGCGGTATTTGAAAATGTTTTAGCAAATCGCAAAGTTTTCCATACCTTACTTCGCTTAGCAGCAATTGGTCAAAAACCTTTCCAATCCGGTAAAGTGATTCGTCATCTTCCTCTATTCTTTGCTGGATTGGCTAAAGATCGCAGCCTACCAGCCGTTGCCGATGTTCCTTTCCGTGACCGTGTACAGAAAATTACTAAGAAAATTGCCAATCCTAAAAAACGTGTGGCATTCTTTAGTGGTTGTAATATCGACTTTATCTTCCCGGAAACCGGCGAATCAGTTTATAAAGTCTTGCATGACCTTAATATGGAAGTGGTATTCCCAGAAGATCAAAGCTGCTGCGGTAAGCCAGTTCTTGGTATGGGTGACCGCGAAACAGCAAAGCGTATTGCCAAAAAGAATATCGAGGCATTCGAGCAAACCAATGCTGATGTTTATCTGGCAGCCTGCCCTACTTGTACAGAAACCTGGCATGAAACTTATGTTGAGTTATTGCATGATGAGCCACAGTGGAAAGACCGTATCGAAAAAATCGCTCATAAATTCCGCGAATTCAGCCAGTTTGTTTCCGAAGAGTATGCTAAATCTGGACGTTTAAATAAAGCTGCTGGTGGTACAAAAGTAACCTATCATGATTCTTGCCACATGAAACGCGGTCTTAATATCTTCGAAGAGCCTCGTAAACTGCTCGAAGCAGCACAAGGTTATGACTTCGTTGAGATGAAAGATTGTGATAAATGCTGCGGTATGGCTGGAGCTTTTGGTGTTAAATACACTGAGTTATCAATGCCAATTCTTAAGCAAAAAGTACAAAATATCAAGGATAGCGGCGCTGAAGTAATTGCTGTAGGCTGCCCTGCTTGTATGATGCAGATTCAAGGCGGCCTTGACAAGCAGCTGCCAAGTGTAAAAATTAAGCATGTTGCTGATATCTTAGCTGAGAACATCAACGACAGATAA
- the cbiD gene encoding cobalt-precorrin-5B C(1)-methyltransferase, with the protein MSKKLRAGYTTGTSAAAAAKAAVLAHYGQFPKIVEVYSPQGQSILVPVAASKGTPTGGCATVIKDSGDDPDITNGAEIVVEVELTDIPDIVIKAGLGVGIVTKPGLSVPVGEPAVNPGPQKMIIQTLQNTILHNQGVIVTISIPDGVSLAKRTLNPTLGIVGGLSIIGTTGIVHPMSEEAFKNSLTPQISIAKAQGYDELVLVPGKIGQDIAINRYNLPAEAVVQTSNFIGHMLESAVEQGIKRILLFGHLGKLVKVAAGIFHTHNRMADARLETIAAYMGAAGARSEALQQILACTTTEAAMPIIEHYKMTAIYSTLAERASIRAMRYVFDDLTVGTVIVTLKGNIIGYDKAAIEIGGSLGWGIK; encoded by the coding sequence TTGTCAAAAAAATTACGGGCTGGATATACAACAGGAACCAGTGCTGCAGCTGCTGCTAAAGCAGCTGTATTAGCACATTATGGTCAATTTCCCAAAATAGTTGAAGTATATTCACCACAGGGGCAATCTATTTTAGTACCTGTTGCAGCAAGTAAGGGTACTCCTACAGGTGGATGTGCCACTGTGATTAAAGACTCTGGTGACGATCCAGATATTACAAATGGGGCAGAAATTGTCGTAGAAGTTGAGCTTACTGATATTCCCGATATTGTGATAAAAGCGGGCTTAGGTGTAGGGATAGTCACTAAACCTGGATTATCTGTCCCCGTTGGTGAGCCAGCTGTAAATCCAGGACCGCAAAAAATGATCATCCAGACTTTGCAGAACACCATACTCCATAACCAGGGTGTAATTGTTACAATTTCAATTCCAGATGGCGTTTCACTGGCTAAACGCACACTAAACCCGACCTTAGGAATAGTTGGTGGTTTATCGATAATCGGAACTACGGGTATCGTACATCCAATGTCAGAAGAAGCATTCAAAAACTCACTTACACCTCAAATTAGTATTGCAAAAGCACAAGGTTATGACGAATTAGTATTGGTTCCGGGTAAAATTGGGCAAGACATTGCAATAAATAGATACAACCTTCCCGCTGAGGCAGTTGTACAAACTAGCAATTTCATCGGACATATGCTGGAAAGTGCTGTTGAGCAAGGAATTAAAAGGATATTGCTATTTGGCCATCTAGGTAAATTAGTAAAAGTCGCTGCAGGTATCTTTCATACCCATAATCGTATGGCAGATGCCAGGTTGGAAACAATAGCTGCTTACATGGGAGCTGCAGGTGCCCGCAGTGAAGCCTTACAACAGATTTTAGCGTGTACTACAACCGAGGCAGCAATGCCGATTATTGAGCATTACAAGATGACTGCCATTTATAGTACTCTAGCTGAACGGGCAAGCATCCGTGCCATGCGTTATGTTTTTGATGATCTAACCGTAGGTACAGTGATTGTGACATTAAAAGGTAACATTATTGGCTATGATAAGGCAGCGATTGAAATAGGAGGCAGTTTGGGATGGGGCATAAAGTAA
- a CDS encoding precorrin-6y C5,15-methyltransferase (decarboxylating) subunit CbiE → MGHKVIVVGIGPGSPDYLVPIAKQTIDDAKVIVGSKRALDTLATATSIKKVIGGNIAEVLEFIELNLSHDDVVVMVSGDPGYYSLLATLRKTFSIQQLKVIPGISSFQAAFARLALPWQDATLVSMHGREPELNMVQYGEGKILGILTDTYYNPSRIAQLLLALGWPSPSQVFICAQLSYENEEIIQSDLTQACSIDGFSHCVMVVME, encoded by the coding sequence ATGGGGCATAAAGTAATTGTTGTTGGTATTGGTCCAGGGTCACCTGATTATCTTGTGCCAATTGCAAAACAGACGATTGATGATGCTAAAGTTATTGTTGGGAGTAAACGTGCATTAGACACGTTAGCAACAGCAACTTCTATAAAAAAAGTAATTGGCGGCAATATAGCCGAAGTGCTTGAATTTATTGAGCTTAATTTAAGCCACGATGACGTTGTGGTAATGGTATCAGGAGATCCAGGTTACTATAGCTTGCTTGCTACATTGCGCAAAACATTTTCAATTCAGCAATTAAAAGTTATTCCGGGTATTAGTTCATTTCAGGCTGCCTTTGCACGATTAGCGTTGCCATGGCAAGATGCAACGTTAGTCAGTATGCATGGCCGTGAACCAGAATTAAACATGGTACAGTATGGGGAAGGCAAAATATTGGGGATTTTAACGGATACCTATTATAATCCCAGTCGTATTGCCCAGTTACTCTTGGCTTTAGGCTGGCCTTCCCCAAGCCAGGTTTTTATTTGTGCACAGTTATCTTATGAGAATGAAGAAATTATTCAGTCTGATCTTACTCAAGCATGCTCGATTGACGGGTTCTCACACTGTGTTATGGTGGTGATGGAATGA
- a CDS encoding precorrin-6Y C5,15-methyltransferase (decarboxylating) subunit CbiT, whose translation MRHFMGIKDSEFVRGNIPMTKNEVRILALAKARIAPDDIIIDVGAGTGSLSIEAALLANKGRVYSIEREEEGVCLIKENAARFEVSNLEAIAGVAPEALSDLPQANVVFIGGSGGNLEQIIQAGDKLLKPNGRMIITAVTVETLYNALQIMQNKDNYEINAFCVQISRINQIASYNMLQALNPINIIACNKGGLYA comes from the coding sequence ATGAGACATTTTATGGGAATAAAAGATAGCGAATTTGTTCGTGGAAATATCCCAATGACCAAAAACGAAGTGCGCATATTAGCCTTAGCCAAGGCTCGAATTGCACCGGATGATATTATTATTGATGTGGGTGCCGGAACTGGCTCGTTATCAATTGAAGCTGCATTATTAGCCAATAAAGGAAGAGTCTATTCAATTGAAAGAGAAGAAGAAGGCGTTTGCTTGATTAAAGAAAATGCAGCTAGATTTGAAGTTTCAAATTTGGAGGCTATTGCAGGCGTTGCCCCAGAGGCTTTGAGCGATTTACCGCAAGCTAATGTTGTTTTTATTGGCGGCAGCGGCGGCAATCTTGAGCAAATCATTCAGGCTGGTGATAAGCTGTTAAAACCAAATGGACGAATGATTATTACTGCCGTAACGGTAGAAACACTCTATAACGCCCTCCAAATCATGCAAAATAAAGACAACTATGAGATAAACGCATTTTGTGTGCAAATTTCCAGAATTAATCAAATAGCATCCTATAATATGTTACAGGCGCTTAATCCGATCAATATCATAGCTTGTAACAAAGGAGGACTTTATGCCTAA
- a CDS encoding precorrin-2 C(20)-methyltransferase — protein MPNKGKFYGIGVGPGSPELLTLKAVEILKTADIICVPRSSAANDSVALKVAGHHISPNAEILEISTPMVRDQDFLNTEWQLGAEKIVEHIQAGKTVAFITIGDSMLFSTYTYLLKKVQNALPDILVESIPGITSFSATAALLNRALAEGNEKLAIIPAIDDPEELRVILTQFPNVVLMKVAGKYEKIVDVLDELGLKHKAVYMSKLGYPDQFFTHDLDSLRGVKREYLSLILVKQEGF, from the coding sequence ATGCCTAACAAAGGTAAGTTTTATGGTATTGGAGTAGGTCCAGGTTCACCTGAGTTACTTACTTTAAAAGCCGTTGAAATTCTTAAAACTGCTGATATTATCTGTGTACCACGTTCAAGTGCCGCCAATGATTCTGTAGCACTCAAAGTTGCCGGTCACCATATTTCCCCTAATGCCGAAATTTTAGAAATTTCAACGCCAATGGTTCGTGACCAAGATTTTTTGAACACAGAATGGCAATTAGGCGCAGAAAAAATTGTCGAGCATATTCAAGCTGGAAAAACGGTAGCTTTTATCACAATTGGTGATTCTATGCTATTTAGCACTTATACCTACTTATTAAAGAAGGTACAGAATGCTTTACCAGATATATTGGTTGAAAGTATTCCCGGCATAACTTCCTTTTCAGCAACTGCTGCACTATTAAATCGAGCGCTAGCTGAAGGAAATGAAAAACTGGCGATCATACCTGCTATTGATGATCCAGAAGAGTTGCGTGTCATCTTAACGCAATTTCCCAATGTAGTATTAATGAAAGTGGCCGGAAAATATGAAAAAATTGTTGACGTACTTGATGAACTTGGTCTGAAACACAAAGCCGTTTACATGAGTAAATTAGGTTACCCAGATCAATTCTTTACACATGATTTAGACAGTCTCCGCGGTGTAAAACGCGAATATCTATCATTAATTTTAGTGAAGCAGGAGGGATTCTAA
- a CDS encoding precorrin-4 C(11)-methyltransferase gives MQVYFIGAGPGDPELITVKGQRLLQEADVIIYAGSLVNPALLAFAKQGAAIYNSASMTLDEVIDVMKQAAANHQKVARVHTGDPSIYGAIQEQMDELDKLEISYQVVPGVSSFLATAAALKREYTLPDVSQTVIITRLEGRTPVPEKEKLASLASHNATMCIFLSVHMLDNVTKELIDGGYPSDTPIAVVQKASWPEQKIIRGTLETISEQVKLQGIDRTAMIVVGRCLDTDYALSRLYAPEFGHMYRDAK, from the coding sequence ATGCAAGTTTATTTTATTGGAGCAGGTCCTGGAGATCCAGAACTTATAACAGTTAAAGGGCAAAGACTTCTGCAGGAAGCAGATGTCATTATTTACGCTGGTTCATTGGTGAACCCAGCATTGCTGGCATTTGCCAAACAGGGCGCTGCCATTTATAATAGTGCATCAATGACACTTGATGAAGTTATTGATGTAATGAAGCAGGCCGCTGCAAATCATCAGAAAGTAGCCCGGGTTCATACGGGAGACCCGAGTATCTATGGGGCTATTCAAGAACAAATGGACGAACTGGATAAACTTGAAATATCCTATCAGGTCGTTCCTGGCGTCAGCTCATTTTTGGCAACTGCAGCTGCCCTAAAAAGAGAGTATACCTTACCTGACGTTTCCCAAACCGTCATTATTACGCGATTAGAAGGCAGAACTCCAGTGCCGGAGAAAGAAAAGCTAGCTAGTTTAGCCAGTCATAATGCAACCATGTGTATTTTCTTGAGCGTACATATGCTGGATAATGTTACAAAGGAATTGATTGATGGCGGATATCCATCCGATACGCCGATCGCTGTAGTTCAAAAAGCATCCTGGCCAGAACAAAAAATTATCCGCGGAACGTTAGAGACGATTAGTGAACAAGTAAAACTTCAAGGTATCGACCGTACCGCGATGATCGTTGTCGGCAGGTGTCTTGATACTGATTATGCCTTATCACGTTTGTATGCGCCGGAATTTGGGCACATGTATCGGGATGCAAAATGA
- the cbiG gene encoding cobalamin biosynthesis protein CbiG gives MKLAIISVTNAGAQLSEKIAQNFNNVDIFAKSGRNLLEYGNEYESLSTLIAEIFDQYDAFVFIMATGIVVRVIAPFIQDKRTDPAVIVADESGNHVISLLSGHIGGANDLARFIAESINAAPVITTATDVGNKPAVDVLAVKLGLKFELFENVKKINAAIVNGDNVDFFLDYTLPESHCYVKTATELGIALYDQMVLPQASNYYALVLITDKELSVDSLHIFLRPPTLAVGIGCRRGTTKEEIVAAILTACKMIGRSANSIAVIGSTVLKQDEQGLLDTVQALDVPIEFYDNEQIAITIEKNKLDVSSFVNEKIGVGNVCEAAALLASQNTKILLPKTKFNRVTVAIAQVRSLS, from the coding sequence ATGAAACTTGCCATCATCTCCGTAACCAACGCAGGTGCGCAATTATCAGAAAAAATTGCCCAAAACTTTAATAATGTTGATATTTTTGCAAAATCTGGTCGTAATCTTTTAGAATATGGAAATGAGTATGAATCTTTAAGTACACTGATCGCAGAAATATTTGATCAATATGATGCATTTGTATTTATTATGGCAACTGGAATTGTAGTACGAGTCATTGCACCATTTATTCAAGATAAGCGAACCGATCCTGCTGTAATTGTTGCTGATGAATCAGGAAATCATGTGATCAGCCTGTTATCCGGACACATTGGCGGTGCCAATGATTTGGCAAGATTTATTGCTGAATCAATCAATGCCGCTCCTGTTATCACAACGGCTACAGATGTTGGTAATAAACCTGCAGTTGATGTGCTGGCAGTAAAATTAGGATTAAAATTTGAGCTTTTTGAAAATGTTAAAAAAATTAATGCGGCAATAGTAAATGGAGATAACGTCGACTTTTTCTTAGATTATACATTACCCGAGTCTCATTGTTATGTTAAAACCGCGACTGAGCTTGGGATTGCTTTGTACGATCAAATGGTCCTCCCACAAGCCTCCAATTATTATGCCTTGGTGTTAATCACCGATAAAGAGCTGAGCGTGGATTCGCTGCATATATTCTTAAGACCGCCAACTTTAGCGGTTGGAATAGGATGCAGGCGTGGAACGACTAAAGAAGAAATTGTTGCGGCCATACTTACCGCCTGTAAAATGATCGGACGCAGTGCCAACAGTATTGCGGTTATTGGAAGTACTGTGCTGAAACAGGATGAGCAAGGTTTGTTAGATACCGTACAAGCTTTGGATGTGCCCATAGAATTTTACGATAATGAACAGATTGCAATAACTATAGAAAAAAATAAACTTGATGTCTCAAGTTTTGTTAATGAAAAGATTGGAGTTGGAAATGTATGCGAAGCAGCAGCACTATTAGCGAGTCAGAATACCAAAATACTACTTCCCAAGACCAAATTCAACCGGGTCACAGTGGCCATAGCTCAGGTGAGATCGCTGTCGTAG
- the cbiH gene encoding precorrin-3B C(17)-methyltransferase: protein MTPRARLSIETADAVVGYTTYIKLITELLTNKQVIGTAMMQEVERCQMAVDEALSGKRVAVVSSGDPGIYGMAGLILELVMKYPENIRPKVTVVPGISAVGASAAILGAPLMHDFAVISLSDLLTPWELIKKRAQMAAAGDFVIAIYNPKSKKRVNQIEEIREIVLQHRPANTPVGIVQQASRPGENMVIADLDTFTTLEIDMFSLVIIGNSQTYVAGGRMITPRGYHV, encoded by the coding sequence ATGACACCACGTGCACGCCTATCCATCGAAACTGCAGATGCTGTTGTTGGTTACACGACTTATATCAAGCTGATTACAGAATTATTAACCAATAAACAAGTCATTGGTACAGCCATGATGCAAGAAGTTGAGCGATGCCAAATGGCGGTGGATGAAGCTTTAAGCGGAAAAAGAGTTGCTGTGGTTTCAAGTGGTGATCCTGGCATCTATGGTATGGCTGGATTGATACTGGAATTAGTCATGAAATATCCGGAAAACATTCGCCCTAAAGTCACTGTAGTACCAGGAATCAGTGCGGTAGGAGCATCAGCGGCTATTTTAGGTGCACCACTCATGCATGACTTTGCTGTCATCAGCCTTAGTGACCTACTTACTCCCTGGGAACTTATAAAAAAACGTGCCCAAATGGCAGCTGCAGGTGATTTTGTTATCGCCATCTATAACCCGAAAAGCAAAAAGAGGGTCAATCAGATTGAAGAAATTCGCGAAATTGTTTTGCAGCATCGTCCTGCTAATACTCCTGTAGGAATTGTTCAACAGGCAAGTCGGCCAGGCGAGAATATGGTTATAGCGGATTTAGATACATTTACAACATTAGAAATTGACATGTTTTCTTTGGTCATTATCGGCAACAGTCAAACTTATGTAGCTGGCGGGCGCATGATTACGCCAAGAGGCTATCACGTATGA
- a CDS encoding precorrin-6A reductase: protein MILVLAGTQDGRELAENLAQAGFQVMASVISSYGRDLINNSKIIVNARPLDMNQLVDLIGSYQITAIVDASHPYAINVSLNAMEACRLVGIKYIRYERPVVPLPSYDKLHVVENYIMAAETAAAIGMVIFLTTGSRNLKAFKSAPQLAYHRLIARVLPEPTVLQECIHLGFKPSDIIAMQGPFSHELNVSLFKEYKAEVIVTKNSGNLGGSDTKITAAIELALPIIVIDRPKIDYQTVVYNSSDVIGVLTEVV, encoded by the coding sequence ATGATTTTAGTTTTAGCTGGTACTCAAGATGGCCGGGAATTAGCAGAAAATCTTGCCCAAGCAGGCTTTCAGGTTATGGCATCCGTAATAAGCAGCTATGGTAGAGATCTGATAAATAACAGCAAGATTATCGTAAATGCCCGTCCACTTGACATGAACCAGTTGGTTGATCTTATTGGCTCCTATCAGATTACTGCTATTGTTGATGCCAGCCATCCTTACGCGATAAATGTTTCCCTAAATGCCATGGAGGCTTGTCGATTAGTAGGAATCAAATACATACGCTATGAGCGTCCGGTTGTACCCTTACCATCCTATGATAAACTTCACGTAGTAGAAAACTATATTATGGCAGCTGAGACGGCTGCCGCCATAGGTATGGTAATATTTTTAACAACAGGCAGTCGGAATCTTAAAGCGTTTAAATCTGCCCCGCAGCTTGCTTACCACCGTCTTATCGCTCGAGTATTGCCGGAACCAACGGTACTCCAGGAATGCATCCATTTAGGATTTAAGCCCAGTGATATTATCGCCATGCAAGGTCCATTTTCTCATGAGCTCAATGTTTCATTATTTAAAGAATATAAAGCTGAAGTGATTGTAACTAAAAATAGTGGCAACCTTGGCGGTAGTGATACTAAGATAACAGCAGCAATTGAATTAGCTTTACCGATTATCGTGATTGATCGTCCAAAAATTGATTATCAAACAGTAGTTTATAATAGCTCTGATGTAATTGGAGTCTTGACGGAGGTAGTTTAA
- a CDS encoding precorrin isomerase, producing MEFMTDPSGIEARSMEIIAPYLAELNLSAEEIKVFSRIIHAAGDPEYAPIIRIHPDAIQAGCQALKAGCNIYCDVEMVRTGINKRKLAEYGGSVQCLIADPGIASVAKEEGITRSMAAMRAFADQLDGAIVAIGNAPTALFEVLNIMKATKIRPALIIGVPVGFVGACESKDLLSETSPVPYITVLGNKGGSPIAAATTNALLYMLD from the coding sequence ATGGAATTTATGACAGACCCATCCGGAATTGAAGCCCGCAGTATGGAGATTATTGCTCCTTACTTGGCGGAATTAAATCTTAGTGCAGAAGAGATCAAAGTGTTTTCGCGAATAATTCATGCAGCAGGCGATCCAGAATATGCACCAATTATTCGTATTCATCCAGATGCTATTCAGGCTGGATGCCAAGCTTTAAAAGCTGGATGCAATATTTACTGCGATGTAGAGATGGTACGTACAGGCATTAACAAAAGAAAGCTGGCTGAATATGGCGGCAGTGTACAATGCTTAATCGCAGACCCTGGCATTGCTAGTGTTGCCAAAGAAGAGGGGATTACCCGTTCAATGGCAGCCATGCGCGCATTTGCTGACCAGTTGGATGGAGCCATTGTTGCTATCGGGAATGCACCCACCGCACTTTTTGAAGTTCTAAATATCATGAAAGCAACGAAGATTCGTCCCGCACTAATCATTGGAGTACCTGTCGGATTTGTTGGTGCTTGTGAATCCAAAGATTTGCTTAGTGAAACTTCTCCGGTCCCCTATATAACCGTGTTAGGAAACAAAGGCGGTAGCCCAATTGCTGCTGCAACAACCAATGCATTGTTATATATGCTTGATTAG